The Candidatus Poribacteria bacterium genome includes a region encoding these proteins:
- the yqeK gene encoding bis(5'-nucleosyl)-tetraphosphatase (symmetrical) YqeK: protein MDCTLAELRAHPKSVEIQRYLSDKLSEKRFQHVLSVQEMTIDLARIHGADVWHANLAALLHDSAKWMSPKELYTEVNRYDIRLDPIEKVNSSLLHPFIGVKLAIEKFAVTELEVLEAIRNHTTGSPSMGLLSQVLYVADFAEPTRTHKEADTARELAYTALKQAVHYVARSKIAHLLEKGVLIHPNTLHTYNSTLESREIEK from the coding sequence ATGGATTGTACATTAGCAGAACTCCGGGCACATCCGAAGTCAGTTGAAATTCAGCGGTATCTTTCAGACAAGCTGAGCGAGAAACGTTTCCAGCATGTTCTCTCTGTACAAGAAATGACAATTGACCTTGCACGTATTCATGGCGCAGATGTCTGGCACGCCAACCTCGCTGCACTTTTACACGATAGCGCGAAATGGATGAGTCCTAAAGAATTATACACCGAAGTAAACCGCTACGACATTCGTCTCGATCCAATTGAAAAGGTAAATTCCTCGCTTCTGCATCCGTTCATCGGCGTAAAACTTGCAATTGAGAAGTTTGCTGTAACTGAGCTTGAGGTACTTGAAGCCATTCGGAACCATACAACGGGCAGTCCATCAATGGGTCTTCTTTCACAAGTCCTATACGTCGCGGACTTTGCAGAACCGACACGGACCCACAAAGAGGCAGATACGGCGAGGGAACTGGCTTATACAGCATTGAAGCAGGCGGTACATTACGTCGCGCGTTCAAAGATTGCGCATCTTCTGGAAAAAGGGGTGCTGATTCACCCGAATACACTTCACACCTACAACAGCACGTTAGAGAGTCGTGAGATTGAAAAATAA
- a CDS encoding iron-containing alcohol dehydrogenase: MLPDDSSHEKIGRLPSIVRCSLADIKERREAVVLTTEPAWEAVKGIDVHSQQPIYVDGNTKADMTALAEACEGEVIYGIGGGLAIDTAKYVAAANGLPLIALPTILSTDAFLTNATGVRENGCVHYLPSKAPDTVIIDMDVLCNAPASMRASGAADVLSIATAMWDWQEAEKMGANPSTQRVTPQAIDIGGTLLQTLLDNAREIGSGTPTGLKLLLDLLCMEVQLCYLCGHSRVEEGSEHHFVYAIENHLSSTDETTNGETVLHGELVGLGILLMAVLQSQPWMQYRHALECLQINYRPSVVAPDAIAETLINLSDYVTQHQLPYTVATTLRITPDIAKRTIQTILD, translated from the coding sequence ATGTTACCAGATGATAGTTCTCATGAAAAAATAGGACGATTACCAAGTATTGTGAGATGCTCCCTTGCTGACATTAAGGAACGGCGTGAAGCAGTTGTTTTGACAACAGAACCAGCATGGGAAGCAGTCAAGGGTATTGATGTCCATTCGCAACAACCCATCTATGTTGATGGAAATACGAAGGCGGATATGACCGCACTTGCAGAAGCGTGTGAGGGTGAAGTCATTTACGGTATCGGCGGAGGCTTGGCGATTGACACTGCTAAGTACGTTGCCGCAGCAAACGGACTTCCGCTGATCGCACTTCCTACGATTCTGTCAACAGATGCTTTTTTGACGAATGCAACAGGCGTAAGAGAAAATGGGTGCGTTCACTATCTTCCGTCAAAAGCACCTGACACCGTTATCATAGATATGGATGTCTTGTGCAACGCGCCCGCCTCAATGCGAGCAAGTGGTGCTGCAGATGTCCTCTCAATTGCAACAGCAATGTGGGATTGGCAGGAAGCCGAAAAGATGGGTGCGAATCCATCAACTCAGCGGGTCACACCACAAGCGATTGATATAGGAGGTACTCTTCTCCAAACCCTCTTAGATAACGCACGGGAAATTGGTAGTGGCACCCCTACAGGGTTGAAACTTCTACTCGACCTGCTCTGTATGGAGGTGCAGCTCTGCTATCTATGTGGGCATAGTCGTGTTGAAGAAGGGAGCGAACACCATTTTGTCTATGCAATTGAGAATCATTTATCATCCACTGACGAAACAACAAATGGAGAAACAGTTTTACACGGTGAATTGGTAGGACTCGGTATCTTACTGATGGCTGTGCTCCAATCACAACCGTGGATGCAGTACCGCCACGCATTAGAGTGTTTGCAAATCAATTACCGACCATCTGTGGTTGCTCCGGATGCAATCGCTGAAACGCTTATCAATTTATCCGACTATGTTACGCAACATCAACTGCCGTATACTGTCGCAACAACTTTACGGATTACACCCGATATCGCCAAGCGGACGATACAAACGATATTAGATTAG
- the rsfS gene encoding ribosome silencing factor — protein sequence MENEKNTLDMVKAAASAAMSRRAQDGIILDLRELDGFTDFFAIFSGVSDIQVEGISQAVLEELETNWEQRPWHQEGARKADWILLDYVDFVVHVFLSERRAYYNLERLWAEAGRIEVPELTMPEHQETWEKEIDPDGALVFGEREEDTSET from the coding sequence ATGGAAAATGAAAAGAACACGTTAGATATGGTAAAAGCCGCTGCATCTGCAGCGATGAGCCGCCGCGCACAAGACGGAATTATCCTCGATCTCCGTGAACTTGATGGCTTCACAGACTTTTTCGCAATCTTCAGTGGTGTCTCGGATATACAAGTAGAAGGTATCTCACAAGCCGTTCTTGAGGAACTTGAGACTAACTGGGAACAGCGTCCTTGGCATCAGGAGGGTGCGCGCAAAGCAGATTGGATCCTGTTGGACTACGTCGATTTTGTCGTGCATGTCTTTCTTTCTGAAAGGCGCGCCTATTATAATCTCGAACGCTTGTGGGCTGAAGCGGGTAGGATTGAAGTGCCGGAATTAACAATGCCCGAACATCAAGAGACATGGGAAAAAGAGATAGATCCGGATGGAGCGTTGGTCTTTGGCGAACGCGAGGAGGATACGTCGGAGACATAA
- a CDS encoding NAD(P)H-dependent oxidoreductase, protein MKGTDNQSIHVVGICGSLRQGSSTHAALQIALSAAEEAGAEVELLELSEYDLVFQGSVASESEYPPGVFRLREKVKRADGILLGSPEYHGSFSGVLKSALDLMGFDEFENKVIGLIGVSGGRMGAVNALSMLRTVGTALHAWVAPNDVSIPNSSQAFDGNGNLHDTELTTRVKAVGKQVVEFAALRNSV, encoded by the coding sequence ATGAAGGGGACCGATAATCAATCCATCCATGTCGTTGGGATCTGTGGAAGTCTACGGCAAGGTAGTTCAACGCATGCCGCACTCCAAATCGCTCTTTCCGCTGCGGAAGAGGCAGGTGCCGAAGTTGAATTGCTTGAACTCAGTGAATATGACCTCGTTTTTCAAGGCTCTGTTGCAAGCGAAAGCGAATATCCACCGGGCGTGTTCAGACTACGGGAAAAGGTGAAACGTGCAGATGGCATTCTTCTTGGATCGCCCGAATACCACGGCAGCTTCAGCGGTGTCCTTAAGAGTGCCCTTGATTTAATGGGATTTGATGAATTTGAGAATAAGGTTATTGGACTTATTGGTGTATCGGGTGGACGAATGGGAGCAGTAAATGCGCTTTCGATGTTACGGACGGTAGGCACTGCTCTTCACGCTTGGGTTGCGCCGAATGATGTATCAATCCCGAATTCATCTCAAGCGTTTGATGGGAACGGTAATTTACACGATACTGAATTAACGACGCGCGTTAAGGCGGTAGGCAAGCAGGTTGTTGAATTTGCCGCCCTTCGGAATTCAGTGTGA
- a CDS encoding ribonuclease HIII: protein MKAIHNWNAWIGTDEAGKGDYFGPLVVAAVYVDRDCREIFSDLGITDGKTLSNRRIRDLAELMHDQYERHIVVVERMPTEYNSLYTNLRRRGQNLNHLLASLHAEAIHTLATRIGAKHALVDRFSKDDLITQQLHQRVNGEPRLQHLTPRAPFGMKIKQVPKAERDIAVAAASIIARDTFLSGMETLSEKYEIQLPRGAYQVVEAGREFISLHGSDALGDVAKLHFSLTDAVRALETTNLF, encoded by the coding sequence ATGAAGGCTATACATAACTGGAATGCATGGATCGGCACAGACGAGGCAGGAAAAGGTGATTATTTCGGGCCGCTTGTCGTCGCAGCCGTTTATGTGGACAGAGACTGTCGAGAAATTTTCTCCGATTTGGGTATTACTGATGGGAAAACGTTGTCAAATCGTCGTATCCGGGACCTTGCCGAATTGATGCACGATCAGTATGAACGGCATATTGTTGTTGTAGAAAGGATGCCCACTGAATATAATTCCCTTTATACCAATCTCCGCAGGCGAGGGCAAAACCTGAACCACCTTCTCGCATCGCTCCATGCGGAAGCGATTCATACCTTAGCGACCCGGATAGGTGCCAAACACGCACTTGTTGACAGATTTTCTAAAGATGACCTCATCACACAGCAGCTGCACCAGCGAGTGAACGGAGAGCCTCGTTTACAGCATTTAACCCCTCGCGCCCCTTTCGGAATGAAGATAAAGCAGGTTCCAAAAGCAGAACGCGACATTGCTGTTGCTGCCGCTTCTATCATTGCCCGTGACACTTTCTTGAGTGGGATGGAAACACTTTCCGAAAAATATGAAATACAATTACCGAGAGGCGCGTATCAGGTCGTGGAAGCAGGTAGAGAGTTTATTTCGCTGCATGGCAGTGATGCATTAGGGGACGTTGCAAAACTCCATTTTAGTCTGACAGACGCTGTCCGTGCTTTGGAGACAACTAACTTATTTTAG
- a CDS encoding glycosyltransferase family 9 protein translates to MRILLIRLSSLGDIVLTTPVIRAVRAHFPDAYIAMLVAEQAADVLRENPHLDEIITFNRFAKNKDTGEMLRTTRVLRERKFTLAIDLQRKFRTELLMYLSGAAERVGKGRLCTVRVPEQGNKHATAHYFDLLYAAGIPAVDQKLEMFLAASERVDATQRFDTAGVTETGLKVGLFPGAGWKLREWMPERFAAIGDKLVQHFNADVLIFGGPRETELVHTVANLMDARAFAFAGNLQIRELAACLEKCDLFLTNDTGPMHIAAAVGTPTVSLFGPGNHIRFQPLGELHQTIRHAVPCSPCKQFTDKCKDNICMKGIGVDEVWQSVSRALERT, encoded by the coding sequence ATGAGAATACTACTCATTCGGCTCAGTTCTCTTGGCGACATCGTGCTTACGACACCGGTTATTCGGGCTGTTCGCGCCCATTTTCCGGATGCGTATATTGCTATGCTTGTCGCAGAACAGGCAGCAGATGTCCTTCGAGAAAATCCGCACCTTGATGAAATAATTACGTTTAACCGGTTCGCTAAAAACAAGGATACGGGTGAGATGTTACGAACTACCCGCGTCCTACGTGAACGGAAATTCACACTGGCAATTGACCTCCAACGGAAGTTTCGCACGGAGCTGCTAATGTATCTCAGTGGTGCCGCCGAGCGTGTTGGAAAAGGTAGACTTTGCACTGTTCGCGTCCCTGAGCAGGGAAACAAGCACGCTACAGCACATTACTTCGATCTGTTATATGCAGCCGGAATTCCCGCGGTAGACCAGAAACTTGAAATGTTTCTTGCAGCATCCGAACGTGTGGATGCAACGCAGCGATTTGACACTGCAGGCGTTACCGAGACGGGTTTAAAGGTGGGACTCTTTCCAGGGGCGGGATGGAAGTTACGCGAATGGATGCCTGAACGCTTCGCAGCTATAGGCGATAAACTGGTACAACATTTCAACGCTGATGTCCTGATTTTTGGTGGACCAAGGGAAACGGAACTCGTACATACTGTCGCAAATCTAATGGACGCGCGTGCCTTTGCATTTGCGGGAAACCTTCAGATTCGGGAGTTAGCCGCCTGCCTTGAAAAATGCGATCTCTTTCTCACCAACGATACCGGTCCCATGCACATCGCCGCAGCGGTGGGTACCCCCACCGTGTCCCTATTCGGTCCTGGGAACCACATCCGATTTCAACCACTCGGCGAATTACACCAAACTATCCGCCATGCTGTGCCCTGCAGCCCCTGTAAGCAGTTCACGGATAAATGCAAGGATAATATCTGTATGAAAGGGATTGGTGTAGATGAGGTATGGCAGTCCGTTTCTCGCGCACTTGAGAGAACCTGA
- the thiI gene encoding tRNA 4-thiouridine(8) synthase ThiI — MEELFSVHYAEVGLKGKNRVFFEKRLANNIKLALRGTGYATVERLHDRILVHLGQHTDTIEIKKRLRQVMGIAYFELACRAERDITAIKEAALRQLQNVCYESLKVETKRTDKTFPLTSPQVSAEVGGYLIKETGARADMHNPDLVCWVKITQDGAYISTEKIQGIGGLPVGVSGKVLVMLSGGIDSPVAAWQMIKRGAKAVFIHFYSYPYTDKASLEKVIELTQILAVSNYRSTVYLVPFAELQQMIVAATPAPFRVLLYRRMMTRIAQRVATMVNAEALVTGESLAQVASQTLTNLRTIEAIADIPILRPLIGEDKAEIIEKAQRIGTFDVSTRPHQDCCSLFVPKHPATRASLTELADAESRLDIETLVENALNNLEKTVVG; from the coding sequence ATGGAAGAATTGTTCAGTGTTCATTACGCCGAAGTTGGACTTAAAGGCAAAAATAGGGTATTTTTTGAGAAACGACTCGCGAATAACATCAAACTCGCGCTGCGTGGCACAGGGTATGCCACAGTAGAGCGGCTGCATGATAGAATTCTTGTGCACCTTGGACAACATACTGATACCATAGAAATTAAAAAACGCTTGCGGCAAGTAATGGGCATCGCTTATTTTGAACTCGCTTGTCGTGCTGAGAGGGACATCACCGCGATTAAAGAGGCGGCGTTACGGCAGCTCCAAAATGTCTGTTACGAGTCGCTTAAGGTTGAGACGAAACGAACAGACAAAACGTTTCCGTTAACCTCTCCGCAGGTGAGTGCGGAGGTCGGTGGATATCTCATCAAGGAAACAGGTGCACGTGCCGATATGCACAATCCCGATCTGGTTTGTTGGGTTAAAATAACACAAGATGGGGCTTATATCTCCACAGAGAAGATTCAAGGGATTGGTGGATTACCAGTCGGCGTGAGTGGTAAAGTACTCGTTATGTTATCTGGCGGGATTGACTCCCCTGTCGCCGCGTGGCAGATGATAAAGCGTGGTGCAAAAGCCGTTTTTATTCACTTTTACAGTTATCCGTATACCGATAAGGCTTCTTTGGAGAAGGTAATTGAACTCACTCAGATTTTGGCGGTGTCAAACTATCGCAGCACGGTCTACCTTGTTCCGTTTGCTGAGTTACAACAGATGATCGTCGCAGCGACACCAGCCCCGTTCCGAGTTTTATTGTATCGGCGAATGATGACGCGGATCGCTCAGCGCGTCGCGACTATGGTGAATGCTGAGGCACTCGTTACTGGTGAAAGCCTCGCACAGGTGGCTTCCCAGACCTTAACAAACCTCCGAACAATTGAAGCGATCGCCGACATCCCGATTCTGCGTCCCCTTATCGGCGAGGACAAGGCTGAAATTATTGAAAAGGCACAACGGATAGGTACTTTTGACGTGTCCACACGTCCACATCAGGATTGTTGTTCCCTTTTTGTCCCCAAGCATCCTGCCACCCGCGCCTCGCTTACTGAATTAGCCGATGCAGAATCACGTTTGGATATAGAAACACTGGTTGAAAACGCATTGAACAATCTTGAGAAGACAGTTGTCGGTTAA
- a CDS encoding Stp1/IreP family PP2C-type Ser/Thr phosphatase, with product MQFVAKTDTGKLREQNEDLYYFDAQLQLFAIADGIGGHESGDVASRIALEIIQEWAQAQVSPHSDLGPMKRLEVLTELAEEANQRIYTTAENTGKARGMGTTLIAGFVTFSYLTYVHVGDSRIYVLRDEKLTQITTDDSFVQKMVEKGEITLEESRTHEKRNIITQAIGLMPTVTVNADAYPLLAGDIVLACTDGLHDLIIDDREIAEIILAADNIEEAGQNLINKALDYGGTDNVTVLLIAVD from the coding sequence ATGCAGTTTGTAGCAAAAACAGATACAGGTAAACTTCGTGAGCAAAACGAAGACCTCTATTATTTTGATGCGCAACTCCAGTTGTTTGCCATTGCTGATGGCATAGGCGGGCATGAGAGCGGTGATGTCGCAAGCCGTATCGCTCTTGAAATTATTCAGGAGTGGGCACAAGCCCAAGTGTCTCCACATAGCGATCTGGGGCCCATGAAAAGACTTGAGGTTTTGACCGAGCTTGCGGAGGAAGCGAATCAACGCATCTACACTACTGCCGAAAATACCGGTAAAGCACGCGGTATGGGGACAACTCTTATCGCAGGCTTTGTTACCTTCAGCTACCTCACGTATGTTCACGTCGGTGATAGCCGGATATACGTCTTACGTGATGAGAAACTCACACAGATAACAACCGACGATTCCTTCGTTCAAAAGATGGTTGAAAAGGGCGAGATAACATTGGAGGAGAGTCGAACGCACGAAAAACGAAATATTATTACACAGGCTATCGGCTTGATGCCAACCGTCACCGTCAATGCTGATGCCTATCCACTTCTCGCGGGTGACATTGTTCTCGCTTGTACCGACGGTTTACATGACTTAATTATCGATGACCGTGAGATTGCTGAGATTATCTTGGCTGCCGACAATATTGAGGAGGCAGGTCAGAATCTTATCAACAAGGCACTTGATTATGGCGGCACCGACAACGTCACAGTTCTCCTCATCGCTGTCGATTAA
- a CDS encoding dipeptidase produces MEKKNEQIGSTSQISTLHKQSLVIDSHNDAIVAHIRRGVGVGSPNPYNENVQNSTELPGTIAYLRGPVPPEEEAIGIQLNIPKMRQGGIDAAFFAVDVTRAWKNHLAYALDAFGWFDAEVAANADDICIARKASDIREAKSAGKLAAVLVIENSEAVERSLNILRSLYMIGVRSIGLTHNLNTWASTGNDEEDLGGGLTRFGMALVKEMNRLGMLVDVSHISERGFWDVLEISEHPVIASHSNCKTLCRHPRNLSNEQLKALAANGGVVGITFVPGFITVDGWQKMPPLAQLLNHIAYAIDIAGIDHVGIGSDFDGGGDLIKDASEFIKIAEGLSERGYSDDDIRKVLGENHLRVFEAACG; encoded by the coding sequence ATGGAAAAGAAAAACGAACAAATAGGATCAACCTCACAGATTTCGACCCTGCACAAGCAGTCTCTCGTTATTGATTCGCACAACGATGCTATCGTGGCGCATATCCGCCGAGGAGTAGGGGTTGGGTCACCCAACCCCTACAATGAAAACGTCCAAAATTCCACGGAGCTGCCTGGTACGATCGCTTATCTCCGCGGTCCTGTCCCGCCTGAAGAGGAAGCCATCGGCATCCAACTTAACATTCCAAAAATGCGGCAGGGTGGCATCGATGCTGCATTTTTTGCCGTTGACGTGACACGCGCATGGAAAAATCACCTCGCCTATGCGTTAGATGCGTTTGGTTGGTTCGATGCAGAAGTGGCAGCAAACGCGGATGATATCTGTATCGCACGGAAAGCAAGCGACATTCGTGAAGCGAAATCGGCAGGTAAACTCGCTGCAGTTCTCGTCATTGAAAACAGCGAAGCCGTCGAACGGAGCCTGAATATCCTCCGTTCACTCTATATGATTGGTGTCCGCTCAATCGGGTTGACACATAACCTGAATACATGGGCATCAACAGGAAACGACGAAGAGGACCTTGGCGGTGGTTTGACACGATTCGGTATGGCATTGGTCAAAGAGATGAATCGTCTTGGAATGCTTGTGGATGTCTCCCACATTAGCGAGCGTGGCTTCTGGGACGTTCTCGAAATTTCAGAACATCCGGTCATTGCATCTCATAGCAACTGCAAAACATTGTGCCGTCACCCGCGGAACTTGAGCAACGAGCAGCTGAAAGCCTTGGCAGCCAACGGCGGCGTTGTAGGAATCACCTTCGTCCCGGGGTTTATCACCGTAGACGGCTGGCAAAAAATGCCGCCCTTGGCGCAACTGCTTAACCACATCGCCTATGCAATCGACATCGCTGGAATCGACCACGTTGGTATCGGCTCAGATTTTGACGGTGGTGGCGACCTGATCAAAGATGCCAGTGAATTCATCAAAATCGCGGAAGGGCTGAGCGAGCGAGGCTATTCCGATGACGATATACGAAAGGTGCTCGGTGAAAACCATCTACGCGTCTTTGAGGCGGCCTGCGGATAA
- the yacG gene encoding DNA gyrase inhibitor YacG → MQHTCSMCGTVYDFVWKEGTPLPKNFPFCSARCKAADLSKWLNEEYAIRTSLPDMIVSDTERELLVELGASLDDDTD, encoded by the coding sequence GTGCAACACACATGCAGTATGTGCGGAACAGTCTACGATTTTGTCTGGAAAGAAGGAACCCCTTTACCGAAAAATTTCCCTTTTTGCAGTGCTCGGTGTAAGGCAGCAGATTTGTCAAAATGGCTGAACGAGGAATACGCCATTCGTACTTCCTTGCCGGACATGATAGTGTCAGATACTGAACGAGAACTCCTTGTTGAACTCGGAGCGAGTCTCGATGACGACACAGACTAA